A genomic region of Carassius carassius chromosome 13, fCarCar2.1, whole genome shotgun sequence contains the following coding sequences:
- the LOC132155728 gene encoding GLIPR1-like protein 1, which translates to MDSLGGLLLRISVLLYGSCGILSLLPEITEPEFIRRCVLAHNAQRSRTTPPAASARSMSWDNGLAKGARDRARHCKASHHPGLAHFGHPLFGWMGENIWLGAPFSAFSVENAIHGWSRKGAYSLKNNNCSRLCGHYAQLMWSTSFKLGCAVNVCNKGIENFSTNPESTIFVCNYGDTGHVHGVTPSIAGVACSGCGSEICRDNVCRYDWFPGWDYGPPSSAYSISYWLTDLGLCLLGVCWLLHFYETH; encoded by the exons ATGGACTCTCTCGGCGGTCTTCTCTTACGGATATCGGTGCTTCTGTACGGCTCCTGCGGCATCCTGTCTCTCTTACCGGAAATAACGGAACCGGAGTTCATCCGCAGGTGTGTGCTGGCGCATAACGCGCAGCGCTCGCGCACCACTCCACCTGCGGCCAGCGCGCGCTCAATG TCCTGGGATAATGGATTGGCCAAGGGTGCAAGAGACCGAGCAAGACACTGTAAAGCCTCTCATCACCCTGGGCTGGCACATTTCGGGCACCCGCTGTTCGGGTGGATGGGTGAGAACATCTGGCTGGGGGCTCCGTTTTCAGCATTCTCAGTGGAGAACGCAATACACGGATGGAGCAGAAAAGGAGCTTACTCACTCAAAAATAACAACTGCTCACGCTTGTGTGGCCACTATGCACAG TTAATGTGGTCTACAAGCTTTAAGCTGGGCTGTGCTGTAAATGTGTGCAATAAAGGAATCGAAAACTTCTCCACTAACCCAGAATCCACTATTTTTGTGTGCAACTACGGAGACAC GGGACATGTTCATGGTGTAACTCCAAGTATAGCAGGTGTGGCCTGCAGCGGTTGTGGGTCAGAGATCTGCCGAGACAACGTCTGTA GATATGACTGGTTCCCTGGGTGGGACTATGGCCCTCCCTCTTCAGCCTACAGTATTTCCTATTGGCTGACTGATCTTGGACTGTGTCTACTAGGAGTTTGCTGGCTACTTCACTTTTATGAAACACATTAA